A window of the Brassica napus cultivar Da-Ae chromosome C5, Da-Ae, whole genome shotgun sequence genome harbors these coding sequences:
- the LOC106421280 gene encoding uncharacterized mitochondrial protein AtMg00820-like, translating to MTTRARSGITKPKPIVSLLTTTKSPLPKSHIQALADPNWNPSMFDEYGAMLKTRTWDLVPRPKNVNIIRSMWLHRHKYDGNGKLKKHKSRIVANGKSLEAGIDFDETFSPVVKPATIRTVLHMGVANNWPMHQLDVQNAFLHGDLE from the coding sequence ATGACAACGAGAGCACGGTCTGGAATCACAAAACCTAAACCTATTGTTTCTCTTCTTACCACTACCAAATCGCCCCTACCAAAGAGCCATATCCAAGCCTTAGCCGACCCAAACTGGAACCCATCAATGTTTGATGAATATGGTGCTATGCTTAAGACTAGGACTTGGGACTTGGTACCACGTCCGAAAAATGTCAATATTATCAGGTCAATGTGGCTCCACAGACACAAATACGATGGAAATGGGAAGCTCAAGAAGCACAAGTCTCGTATAGTCGCGAATGGTAAATCACTGGAGGCAGGTATTGACTTCGACGAAACCTTTAGCCCGGTGGTGAAACCAGCAACCATTCGGACTGTACTCCACATGGGTGTCGCAAACAACTGGCCGATGCATCAATTGGATGTACAAAACGCCTTCCTCCATGGTGACCTAGAGTAG